A DNA window from Actinomadura coerulea contains the following coding sequences:
- a CDS encoding 3' terminal RNA ribose 2'-O-methyltransferase Hen1, translating to MLLTITTTMSQATDLGFLLHKHPGRVQRFEQAYGTAHVFYPDAEEQRCTAALLLDVDPVQLVRTRGRGTPDFSLGQYVNDRPYAASSLLASAMANVFRTAMRGRCDLRPELVDTPIPLEVVLPALPCRGGPGQAERFFAPLGWDVSAVPVPLDPDFPEWGDSRYVTLTLTGTLRLADALNQLYVLLPVLDDAKHYWMAPDEVDKLIRAGEGWLAAHPDRGAITRRYLANRRSLVQSALGRLADAEDASDEELDPVEVEEEAPAAEDGQAEAAPEEASVSLAELRLRSVVQALHDENARRVIDLGCGSGKLLARLAKDEFFSEISGSDVSHRALGHASRRLRLDKQPRRESDRVQDVFQGALTYADERFRGYEAAVLMEVIEHVDPPRLGAVERVVFGHASPRVVVVTTPNAEHNVRYEGMAPGAMRHPDHRFEWTRPEFRAWADRVAAEHGYRVRHVPVGDDDPEVGAPTQMGVFTR from the coding sequence GTGCTTCTGACGATCACCACGACGATGAGCCAGGCGACCGACCTGGGGTTCCTCCTGCACAAGCATCCGGGCCGGGTGCAGCGCTTCGAGCAGGCCTACGGCACGGCGCACGTCTTCTACCCGGACGCGGAGGAGCAGCGCTGCACGGCGGCGCTGCTGCTGGACGTCGACCCGGTGCAACTCGTGCGCACGCGCGGCAGAGGCACGCCCGACTTCTCCCTCGGCCAGTACGTCAACGACCGCCCGTACGCGGCGTCGTCGCTGCTGGCGTCGGCCATGGCGAACGTGTTCCGCACCGCCATGCGGGGACGCTGCGACCTGCGCCCCGAACTGGTGGACACGCCCATCCCGCTGGAGGTCGTGCTTCCCGCCCTCCCGTGCCGGGGCGGGCCCGGCCAGGCCGAACGGTTCTTCGCTCCGCTCGGCTGGGACGTGTCGGCCGTGCCGGTGCCGCTCGACCCGGACTTCCCCGAGTGGGGCGACTCCCGGTACGTGACCCTCACCCTGACCGGGACGCTGCGGCTCGCCGACGCCCTCAACCAGCTTTACGTCCTGCTGCCGGTCCTCGACGACGCCAAGCACTACTGGATGGCGCCCGACGAGGTCGACAAGCTCATCCGGGCGGGGGAGGGCTGGCTGGCGGCGCACCCCGATCGCGGCGCCATCACGCGCCGGTACCTGGCCAACCGGCGCAGCCTCGTGCAGTCCGCGCTGGGCCGCCTCGCCGACGCCGAGGACGCCTCCGACGAGGAACTCGACCCGGTGGAGGTCGAGGAGGAGGCGCCCGCCGCCGAGGACGGCCAGGCGGAGGCGGCGCCGGAGGAGGCGTCCGTCTCGCTCGCGGAGCTGCGCCTGCGGTCGGTGGTGCAGGCGCTGCACGACGAAAACGCCCGCCGGGTCATCGACCTCGGCTGCGGTTCCGGGAAGCTGCTGGCGCGGCTGGCCAAGGACGAGTTCTTCAGCGAGATCTCCGGATCGGACGTCTCGCACCGCGCGCTCGGCCACGCCTCGCGCCGCCTGCGCCTGGACAAGCAGCCGCGCCGCGAGAGCGACCGCGTCCAGGACGTCTTCCAGGGCGCGCTCACCTACGCCGACGAACGCTTCCGCGGGTACGAGGCGGCCGTGCTGATGGAGGTCATCGAGCACGTCGACCCGCCGCGCCTCGGCGCCGTCGAGCGGGTCGTGTTCGGCCACGCCTCGCCCCGCGTCGTGGTCGTCACGACGCCGAACGCCGAGCACAACGTCCGCTACGAGGGGATGGCCCCCGGCGCGATGCGCCACCCCGACCACCGTTTCGAATGGACGCGCCCCGAGTTCCGCGCATGGGCGGACCGGGTCGCCGCCGAGCACGGCTACCGCGTCCGCCACGTGCCCGTCGGCGACGACGACCCCGAGGTCGGCGCCCCGACGCAGATGGGAGTGTTCACGCGATGA